The following coding sequences lie in one Pseudorasbora parva isolate DD20220531a chromosome 18, ASM2467924v1, whole genome shotgun sequence genomic window:
- the ark2n gene encoding uncharacterized protein C18orf25 homolog isoform X5, whose protein sequence is MTDAQKANELPECPTEGGATAEEQDMPLRQETTPTSSPVCEEPISSQSPDKQSAPGLLSMPCLLKELHRDSAPGQPQETDPPPTASQSCPQEDSDSSVCLRSPSSSGHLGDSDTLSSAEEVATPAQTAGRKSRRSHSESDTSSIAMAAKKNRCHEKQTNGRVRVKGPRSQRQKLRIRQLRQKREAAARRKPDVLQDSSTSDSDITAHSSSSSPLTASSDNEGETINSHAPVGPAVVGHYDISDTHSEQEQQSHSLSGAVEAKPSQVSLASTDSEVEIVGVQENAKDRNKKVLAWKSVSEEIGQLGQQREESPPAAP, encoded by the exons ATGACTGATGCCCAGAAGGCCAACGAGCTCCCTGAATGCCCCACAGAGGGCGGGGCCACAGCAGAGGAGCAGGACAtgcccctgagacaagagaccACGCCCACCAGCTCTCCGGTTTGTGAAGAGCCAATCAGCTCGCAGAGTCCCGACAAACAGTCAGCCCCTGGCCTGCTCTCCATGCCGTGCTTACTGAAGGAGCTTCATAGAGACTCCGCCCCCGGGCAGCCGCAGGAAACAGATCCGCCCCCAACCGCCTCTCAGTCCTGCCCGCAGGAAGACAGCGATTCTTCTGTCTGCTTGCGGTCGCCTTCCTCTTCCGGTCACCTCGGAGACTCCGACACGCTTTCGTCGGCGGAGGAAGTGGCTACGCCCGCCCAGACGGCCGGCAGGAAGTCCCGGCGCTCGCATTCAGAGAGTGACACGTCCTCCATAGCAATGGCAGCTAAGAAGAACCGCTGCCATGAGAAGCAAACAAATGGACGTGTCCGCGTTAAAGGCCCTCGCAGCCAGCGGCAGAAGCTGCGCATACGACAGCTGCGACAGAAGCGGGAGGCGGCGGCGAGACGCAAGCCCGACGTGCTTCAGGACAGCAGCACCAGCGACAGCGACATCACAGCCCACTCTTCATCATCCTCGCCTCTAACGGCCTCGTCCGACAACGAGGGAGAGACAATCAACTCTCACGCACCAG TGGGTCCTGCAGTGGTTGGCCACTATGATATTTCAGACACTCACTCCGAACAGGAACAGCAGTCGCACTCGCTCTCAG GTGCTGTAGAAGCCAAGCCATCTCAGGTGAGTCTGGCGTCCACAGACAGTGAAGTGGAGATCGTTGGGGTTCAAGAGAACGCCAA AGACAGGAATAAAAAGGTCCTCGCTTGGAAGAGTGTCAGTGAGGAGATTGGGCAACTTG GCCAACAGAGGGAGGAGAGCCCCCCAGCGGCCCCATGA
- the ark2n gene encoding uncharacterized protein C18orf25 homolog isoform X3: MTDAQKANELPECPTEGGATAEEQDMPLRQETTPTSSPVCEEPISSQSPDKQSAPGLLSMPCLLKELHRDSAPGQPQETDPPPTASQSCPQEDSDSSVCLRSPSSSGHLGDSDTLSSAEEVATPAQTAGRKSRRSHSESDTSSIAMAAKKNRCHEKQTNGRVRVKGPRSQRQKLRIRQLRQKREAAARRKPDVLQDSSTSDSDITAHSSSSSPLTASSDNEGETINSHAPAGHRRADGSGASARGRGQLSMGVASGSLGGVLEEALTRFAAMQRQTEERFRVWMDRLTRMHSDDDLSSSENPEGRSHVSSFLPSSESQETLAAYQMARLSAITVQPPQTAGLNGSVDPSEPNV, encoded by the exons ATGACTGATGCCCAGAAGGCCAACGAGCTCCCTGAATGCCCCACAGAGGGCGGGGCCACAGCAGAGGAGCAGGACAtgcccctgagacaagagaccACGCCCACCAGCTCTCCGGTTTGTGAAGAGCCAATCAGCTCGCAGAGTCCCGACAAACAGTCAGCCCCTGGCCTGCTCTCCATGCCGTGCTTACTGAAGGAGCTTCATAGAGACTCCGCCCCCGGGCAGCCGCAGGAAACAGATCCGCCCCCAACCGCCTCTCAGTCCTGCCCGCAGGAAGACAGCGATTCTTCTGTCTGCTTGCGGTCGCCTTCCTCTTCCGGTCACCTCGGAGACTCCGACACGCTTTCGTCGGCGGAGGAAGTGGCTACGCCCGCCCAGACGGCCGGCAGGAAGTCCCGGCGCTCGCATTCAGAGAGTGACACGTCCTCCATAGCAATGGCAGCTAAGAAGAACCGCTGCCATGAGAAGCAAACAAATGGACGTGTCCGCGTTAAAGGCCCTCGCAGCCAGCGGCAGAAGCTGCGCATACGACAGCTGCGACAGAAGCGGGAGGCGGCGGCGAGACGCAAGCCCGACGTGCTTCAGGACAGCAGCACCAGCGACAGCGACATCACAGCCCACTCTTCATCATCCTCGCCTCTAACGGCCTCGTCCGACAACGAGGGAGAGACAATCAACTCTCACGCACCAG CTGGCCATCGCCGAGCCGACGGTTCTGGAGCATCAGCACGTGGGCGGGGCCAACTTTCCATGGGCGTGGCCAGTGGAAGCCTGGGCGGAGTCTTGGAGGAAGCTCTTACGCGATTCGCCGCGATGCAGAGACAGACCGAGGAGCGCTTTCGCGTGTGGATGGACAGACTGACCCGCATGCACTCGGACGATGACCTTTCATCTAGTGAAAATCCGGAAGGGCGGAGCCACGTTAGCTCGTTCCTACCGTCATCCGAGTCGCAGGAAACGCTGGCGGCCTATCAAATGGCCCGACTCAGCGCCATCACTGTTCAGCCTCCTCAGACTGCCGGACTCAATGGAAGCGTGGATCCATCCGAACCTAACGTTTAA
- the ark2n gene encoding uncharacterized protein C18orf25 homolog isoform X1, with amino-acid sequence MTDAQKANELPECPTEGGATAEEQDMPLRQETTPTSSPVCEEPISSQSPDKQSAPGLLSMPCLLKELHRDSAPGQPQETDPPPTASQSCPQEDSDSSVCLRSPSSSGHLGDSDTLSSAEEVATPAQTAGRKSRRSHSESDTSSIAMAAKKNRCHEKQTNGRVRVKGPRSQRQKLRIRQLRQKREAAARRKPDVLQDSSTSDSDITAHSSSSSPLTASSDNEGETINSHAPVGPAVVGHYDISDTHSEQEQQSHSLSGAVEAKPSQVSLASTDSEVEIVGVQENAKDRNKKVLAWKSVSEEIGQLGKLQILLSLLSPVIDVCNQSSAYILFILYICICFIYIKYNFNYLYILKQVQNNFTLAFEHCLSLTQAQILVSQYLDNFVVSIKNVNS; translated from the exons ATGACTGATGCCCAGAAGGCCAACGAGCTCCCTGAATGCCCCACAGAGGGCGGGGCCACAGCAGAGGAGCAGGACAtgcccctgagacaagagaccACGCCCACCAGCTCTCCGGTTTGTGAAGAGCCAATCAGCTCGCAGAGTCCCGACAAACAGTCAGCCCCTGGCCTGCTCTCCATGCCGTGCTTACTGAAGGAGCTTCATAGAGACTCCGCCCCCGGGCAGCCGCAGGAAACAGATCCGCCCCCAACCGCCTCTCAGTCCTGCCCGCAGGAAGACAGCGATTCTTCTGTCTGCTTGCGGTCGCCTTCCTCTTCCGGTCACCTCGGAGACTCCGACACGCTTTCGTCGGCGGAGGAAGTGGCTACGCCCGCCCAGACGGCCGGCAGGAAGTCCCGGCGCTCGCATTCAGAGAGTGACACGTCCTCCATAGCAATGGCAGCTAAGAAGAACCGCTGCCATGAGAAGCAAACAAATGGACGTGTCCGCGTTAAAGGCCCTCGCAGCCAGCGGCAGAAGCTGCGCATACGACAGCTGCGACAGAAGCGGGAGGCGGCGGCGAGACGCAAGCCCGACGTGCTTCAGGACAGCAGCACCAGCGACAGCGACATCACAGCCCACTCTTCATCATCCTCGCCTCTAACGGCCTCGTCCGACAACGAGGGAGAGACAATCAACTCTCACGCACCAG TGGGTCCTGCAGTGGTTGGCCACTATGATATTTCAGACACTCACTCCGAACAGGAACAGCAGTCGCACTCGCTCTCAG GTGCTGTAGAAGCCAAGCCATCTCAGGTGAGTCTGGCGTCCACAGACAGTGAAGTGGAGATCGTTGGGGTTCAAGAGAACGCCAA AGACAGGAATAAAAAGGTCCTCGCTTGGAAGAGTGTCAGTGAGGAGATTGGGCAACTTGGTAAGTTGCAAATACTCCTTTCACTTTTGAGTCCCGTAATTGATGTATGCAACCAGTCATCTGCAtacatactttttattttatatatatgtatatgttttatatatataaagtataactttaattatttatatattttaaagcaagTTCAAAACAATTTCACACTTGCATTTGAGCACTGTCTGTCACTCACACAGGCACAGATATTAGTCTCCCAATATCTAGACAATTTTGTTgtttcaataaaaaatgtaaacagttAA
- the ark2n gene encoding uncharacterized protein C18orf25 homolog isoform X6 produces MTDAQKANELPECPTEGGATAEEQDMPLRQETTPTSSPVCEEPISSQSPDKQSAPGLLSMPCLLKELHRDSAPGQPQETDPPPTASQSCPQEDSDSSVCLRSPSSSGHLGDSDTLSSAEEVATPAQTAGRKSRRSHSESDTSSIAMAAKKNRCHEKQTNGRVRVKGPRSQRQKLRIRQLRQKREAAARRKPDVLQDSSTSDSDITAHSSSSSPLTASSDNEGETINSHAPVGPAVVGHYDISDTHSEQEQQSHSLSGAVEAKPSQVSLASTDSEVEIVGVQENAKPTEGGEPPSGPMSGPRMVRRRWSRHSWSS; encoded by the exons ATGACTGATGCCCAGAAGGCCAACGAGCTCCCTGAATGCCCCACAGAGGGCGGGGCCACAGCAGAGGAGCAGGACAtgcccctgagacaagagaccACGCCCACCAGCTCTCCGGTTTGTGAAGAGCCAATCAGCTCGCAGAGTCCCGACAAACAGTCAGCCCCTGGCCTGCTCTCCATGCCGTGCTTACTGAAGGAGCTTCATAGAGACTCCGCCCCCGGGCAGCCGCAGGAAACAGATCCGCCCCCAACCGCCTCTCAGTCCTGCCCGCAGGAAGACAGCGATTCTTCTGTCTGCTTGCGGTCGCCTTCCTCTTCCGGTCACCTCGGAGACTCCGACACGCTTTCGTCGGCGGAGGAAGTGGCTACGCCCGCCCAGACGGCCGGCAGGAAGTCCCGGCGCTCGCATTCAGAGAGTGACACGTCCTCCATAGCAATGGCAGCTAAGAAGAACCGCTGCCATGAGAAGCAAACAAATGGACGTGTCCGCGTTAAAGGCCCTCGCAGCCAGCGGCAGAAGCTGCGCATACGACAGCTGCGACAGAAGCGGGAGGCGGCGGCGAGACGCAAGCCCGACGTGCTTCAGGACAGCAGCACCAGCGACAGCGACATCACAGCCCACTCTTCATCATCCTCGCCTCTAACGGCCTCGTCCGACAACGAGGGAGAGACAATCAACTCTCACGCACCAG TGGGTCCTGCAGTGGTTGGCCACTATGATATTTCAGACACTCACTCCGAACAGGAACAGCAGTCGCACTCGCTCTCAG GTGCTGTAGAAGCCAAGCCATCTCAGGTGAGTCTGGCGTCCACAGACAGTGAAGTGGAGATCGTTGGGGTTCAAGAGAACGCCAA GCCAACAGAGGGAGGAGAGCCCCCCAGCGGCCCCATGAGTGGTCCCAGGATGGTCCGTCGGAGGTGGAGCAGACACTCATGGAGCTCCTGA
- the ark2n gene encoding uncharacterized protein C18orf25 homolog isoform X8, with the protein MTDAQKANELPECPTEGGATAEEQDMPLRQETTPTSSPVCEEPISSQSPDKQSAPGLLSMPCLLKELHRDSAPGQPQETDPPPTASQSCPQEDSDSSVCLRSPSSSGHLGDSDTLSSAEEVATPAQTAGRKSRRSHSESDTSSIAMAAKKNRCHEKQTNGRVRVKGPRSQRQKLRIRQLRQKREAAARRKPDVLQDSSTSDSDITAHSSSSSPLTASSDNEGETINSHAPGAVEAKPSQVSLASTDSEVEIVGVQENAKPTEGGEPPSGPMSGPRMVRRRWSRHSWSS; encoded by the exons ATGACTGATGCCCAGAAGGCCAACGAGCTCCCTGAATGCCCCACAGAGGGCGGGGCCACAGCAGAGGAGCAGGACAtgcccctgagacaagagaccACGCCCACCAGCTCTCCGGTTTGTGAAGAGCCAATCAGCTCGCAGAGTCCCGACAAACAGTCAGCCCCTGGCCTGCTCTCCATGCCGTGCTTACTGAAGGAGCTTCATAGAGACTCCGCCCCCGGGCAGCCGCAGGAAACAGATCCGCCCCCAACCGCCTCTCAGTCCTGCCCGCAGGAAGACAGCGATTCTTCTGTCTGCTTGCGGTCGCCTTCCTCTTCCGGTCACCTCGGAGACTCCGACACGCTTTCGTCGGCGGAGGAAGTGGCTACGCCCGCCCAGACGGCCGGCAGGAAGTCCCGGCGCTCGCATTCAGAGAGTGACACGTCCTCCATAGCAATGGCAGCTAAGAAGAACCGCTGCCATGAGAAGCAAACAAATGGACGTGTCCGCGTTAAAGGCCCTCGCAGCCAGCGGCAGAAGCTGCGCATACGACAGCTGCGACAGAAGCGGGAGGCGGCGGCGAGACGCAAGCCCGACGTGCTTCAGGACAGCAGCACCAGCGACAGCGACATCACAGCCCACTCTTCATCATCCTCGCCTCTAACGGCCTCGTCCGACAACGAGGGAGAGACAATCAACTCTCACGCACCAG GTGCTGTAGAAGCCAAGCCATCTCAGGTGAGTCTGGCGTCCACAGACAGTGAAGTGGAGATCGTTGGGGTTCAAGAGAACGCCAA GCCAACAGAGGGAGGAGAGCCCCCCAGCGGCCCCATGAGTGGTCCCAGGATGGTCCGTCGGAGGTGGAGCAGACACTCATGGAGCTCCTGA
- the haus1 gene encoding HAUS augmin-like complex subunit 1 isoform X2 — protein MRCREVELLIEDHEQKTEEYSSDGAHLQEVLLQGVGLQLGGLSKPTVDLLSVLEGTAEVLKLRDTSLGSYMPAINKLTNEVLQAEKMDRKLQRELSAVRKKMTASVVLRKKHQDDLMKITHIQQVEAATAEERLLNMDFMKNKSRDLTCRNKIAQEKLESRKMDDSLTHQAILQLSEKIAALKEETLPLKKKLEPYSDLSPSPALARVKIEEAKRELAALDAQLEQKVDFMNTLSR, from the exons ATGAGATGCAGAGAGGTTGAGCTGCTCATCGAGGACCACGAGCAGAAAACTGAAGAGTACAGCAGTGATG GAGCCCATCTGCAGGAAGTGCTTCTCCAGGGAGTTGGTCTTCAGCTTGGAGGACTTTCCAAACCCACAGTGGACCTGCTGTCGGTGCTGGAGGGTACAGCTGAAGTGCTTAAACTCAGAGACACATCGCTTGGAAG ctACATGCCAGCAATCAATAAACTGACCAATGAGGTGCTGCAGGCGGAGAAAATGGACCGGAAGTTGCAACGGGAACTTTCTGCTGTTAGAAAGAAAATGACTGCCTCGGTTGTCCTTCGGAAAAAACATCAGGA TGATTTGATGAAGatcacacacatacagcagGTGGAAGCGGCTACAGCGGAGGAGAGGCTTCTTAACATGGACTTCATGAAGAATAAATCCAGAGATCTCACTTGCAGGAATAAGATTGCGCAG GAAAAGCTGGAGTCGCGGAAGATGGATGATTCCCTTACCCATCAGGCCATCCTGCAGTTATCAGAG AAAATTGCAGCGCTGAAAGAAGAAACACTACCTTTGAAGAAGAAGCTAGAGCCGTATAGTGATTTGAGCCCT AGTCCAGCTCTTGCACGGGTGAAAATCGAGGAAGCTAAGCGAGAGCTG GCTGCCTTGGATGCCCAGCTGGAGCAGAAAGTGGACTTCATGAACACATTATCTAGAtaa
- the haus1 gene encoding HAUS augmin-like complex subunit 1 isoform X1, whose protein sequence is MCEKSKIVTQWLRKVFGQQPVPEFEVNSRTVDLLYELAESSEMRCREVELLIEDHEQKTEEYSSDGAHLQEVLLQGVGLQLGGLSKPTVDLLSVLEGTAEVLKLRDTSLGSYMPAINKLTNEVLQAEKMDRKLQRELSAVRKKMTASVVLRKKHQDDLMKITHIQQVEAATAEERLLNMDFMKNKSRDLTCRNKIAQEKLESRKMDDSLTHQAILQLSEKIAALKEETLPLKKKLEPYSDLSPSPALARVKIEEAKRELAALDAQLEQKVDFMNTLSR, encoded by the exons ATGTGCGAGAAAAGCAAAATC GTGACCCAGTGGCTGAGGAAGGTGTTCGGGCAGCAGCCGGTACCGGAGTTTGAGGTGAACTCCCGCACGGTGGACCTTCTGTATGAGCTGGCGGAGAGCAGTGAGATGAGATGCAGAGAGGTTGAGCTGCTCATCGAGGACCACGAGCAGAAAACTGAAGAGTACAGCAGTGATG GAGCCCATCTGCAGGAAGTGCTTCTCCAGGGAGTTGGTCTTCAGCTTGGAGGACTTTCCAAACCCACAGTGGACCTGCTGTCGGTGCTGGAGGGTACAGCTGAAGTGCTTAAACTCAGAGACACATCGCTTGGAAG ctACATGCCAGCAATCAATAAACTGACCAATGAGGTGCTGCAGGCGGAGAAAATGGACCGGAAGTTGCAACGGGAACTTTCTGCTGTTAGAAAGAAAATGACTGCCTCGGTTGTCCTTCGGAAAAAACATCAGGA TGATTTGATGAAGatcacacacatacagcagGTGGAAGCGGCTACAGCGGAGGAGAGGCTTCTTAACATGGACTTCATGAAGAATAAATCCAGAGATCTCACTTGCAGGAATAAGATTGCGCAG GAAAAGCTGGAGTCGCGGAAGATGGATGATTCCCTTACCCATCAGGCCATCCTGCAGTTATCAGAG AAAATTGCAGCGCTGAAAGAAGAAACACTACCTTTGAAGAAGAAGCTAGAGCCGTATAGTGATTTGAGCCCT AGTCCAGCTCTTGCACGGGTGAAAATCGAGGAAGCTAAGCGAGAGCTG GCTGCCTTGGATGCCCAGCTGGAGCAGAAAGTGGACTTCATGAACACATTATCTAGAtaa
- the ark2n gene encoding uncharacterized protein C18orf25 homolog isoform X2, with the protein MTDAQKANELPECPTEGGATAEEQDMPLRQETTPTSSPVCEEPISSQSPDKQSAPGLLSMPCLLKELHRDSAPGQPQETDPPPTASQSCPQEDSDSSVCLRSPSSSGHLGDSDTLSSAEEVATPAQTAGRKSRRSHSESDTSSIAMAAKKNRCHEKQTNGRVRVKGPRSQRQKLRIRQLRQKREAAARRKPDVLQDSSTSDSDITAHSSSSSPLTASSDNEGETINSHAPGAVEAKPSQVSLASTDSEVEIVGVQENAKDRNKKVLAWKSVSEEIGQLGKLQILLSLLSPVIDVCNQSSAYILFILYICICFIYIKYNFNYLYILKQVQNNFTLAFEHCLSLTQAQILVSQYLDNFVVSIKNVNS; encoded by the exons ATGACTGATGCCCAGAAGGCCAACGAGCTCCCTGAATGCCCCACAGAGGGCGGGGCCACAGCAGAGGAGCAGGACAtgcccctgagacaagagaccACGCCCACCAGCTCTCCGGTTTGTGAAGAGCCAATCAGCTCGCAGAGTCCCGACAAACAGTCAGCCCCTGGCCTGCTCTCCATGCCGTGCTTACTGAAGGAGCTTCATAGAGACTCCGCCCCCGGGCAGCCGCAGGAAACAGATCCGCCCCCAACCGCCTCTCAGTCCTGCCCGCAGGAAGACAGCGATTCTTCTGTCTGCTTGCGGTCGCCTTCCTCTTCCGGTCACCTCGGAGACTCCGACACGCTTTCGTCGGCGGAGGAAGTGGCTACGCCCGCCCAGACGGCCGGCAGGAAGTCCCGGCGCTCGCATTCAGAGAGTGACACGTCCTCCATAGCAATGGCAGCTAAGAAGAACCGCTGCCATGAGAAGCAAACAAATGGACGTGTCCGCGTTAAAGGCCCTCGCAGCCAGCGGCAGAAGCTGCGCATACGACAGCTGCGACAGAAGCGGGAGGCGGCGGCGAGACGCAAGCCCGACGTGCTTCAGGACAGCAGCACCAGCGACAGCGACATCACAGCCCACTCTTCATCATCCTCGCCTCTAACGGCCTCGTCCGACAACGAGGGAGAGACAATCAACTCTCACGCACCAG GTGCTGTAGAAGCCAAGCCATCTCAGGTGAGTCTGGCGTCCACAGACAGTGAAGTGGAGATCGTTGGGGTTCAAGAGAACGCCAA AGACAGGAATAAAAAGGTCCTCGCTTGGAAGAGTGTCAGTGAGGAGATTGGGCAACTTGGTAAGTTGCAAATACTCCTTTCACTTTTGAGTCCCGTAATTGATGTATGCAACCAGTCATCTGCAtacatactttttattttatatatatgtatatgttttatatatataaagtataactttaattatttatatattttaaagcaagTTCAAAACAATTTCACACTTGCATTTGAGCACTGTCTGTCACTCACACAGGCACAGATATTAGTCTCCCAATATCTAGACAATTTTGTTgtttcaataaaaaatgtaaacagttAA